The Orcinus orca chromosome 16, mOrcOrc1.1, whole genome shotgun sequence genome includes a window with the following:
- the ZCCHC3 gene encoding zinc finger CCHC domain-containing protein 3 produces MATGGGAEEERKRGRTQLLSLARPAARAEEAEGGREKMGWAQVVKNLAEKKGEFRESRPPRREEEEGGNGARGGLSVPAGLAAPGLGDFPPAGRGDPKGRRRDTAGEATDARKKKGAAEAGRRKKAEVAAMAAPAKPDAAEDAAERPPQDEQATPAGPAAGPGKGRFLVRICFQGDEGACPTRDFVVGALILRSIGMDPSDIYAVIQIPGSREFDVSFRSAEKLALFLRVYEEKREQEDCWENFVVLGRSKSSLKTLFILFRNETVDVEDIVTWLKRHCDVLAVPVKVTDRFGIWTGEYKCEIELRQGEGGVRHLPGAFFLGAERGYSWYKGQPKTCFKCGSRTHMSGSCTQDRCFRCGEEGHLSPYCRKGIVCNLCGKRGHAFAQCPKAVHNSVAAQLTGVAGH; encoded by the coding sequence ATGGCCACCGGCGGCGGcgcggaggaggagaggaagcggGGGCGGACGCAGCTCCTGTCCCTTGCGCGCCCGGCGGCCCGGGCCGAGGAGGCCGAGGGCGGCCGCGAGAAGATGGGCTGGGCCCAGGTGGTGAAGAACCTGGCCGAGAAGAAGGGCGAGTTCCGCGAGTCGCGGCCTCCGCggcgggaggaggaggagggcggtAACGGCGCGCGCGGCGGGCTCAGCGTCCCCGCGGGCCTGGCGGCGCCGGGCCTCGGTGACTTTCCCCCGGCCGGCCGCGGGGACCCGAAGGGCCGCCGGAGAGACACGGCCGGCGAGGCGACGGACGCCCGCAAGAAGAAGGGCGCAGCCGAGGCGGGCAGGAGGAAGAAGGCCGAAGTGGCGGCCATGGCGGCCCCGGCCAAGCCCGACGCGGCCGAAGACGCGGCCGAGCGGCCCCCACAGGACGAGCAGGCGACGCCGGCTGGCCCCGCGGCGGGCCCGGGCAAGGGCCGCTTCCTCGTGCGCATCTGTTTCCAGGGAGACGAGGGCGCCTGCCCAACCCGGGACTTCGTGGTGGGCGCGCTCATCCTGCGCTCCATCGGCATGGACCCGAGCGACATCTACGCGGTCATTCAGATCCCTGGCAGCCGGGAGTTCGACGTGAGCTTCCGCTCGGCGGAGAAGCTGGCCCTATTCTTACGCGTCTACGAGGAGAAGCGCGAGCAGGAGGACTGCTGGGAGAACTTTGTGGTGCTGGGGCGGAGCAAGTCCAGCTTGAAGACGCTCTTCATCCTCTTCCGGAACGAGACGGTGGACGTGGAGGACATCGTGACCTGGCTTAAGCGCCACTGCGATGTGTTGGCCGTGCCGGTGAAAGTGACCGACAGGTTTGGGATCTGGACCGGGGAGTACAAGTGCGAGATCGAGCTGCGCCAGGGGGAGGGCGGGGTCAGGCATCTGCCGGGGGCCTTCTTCCTGGGGGCCGAGAGGGGCTACAGCTGGTACAAGGGGCAGCCCAAGACGTGCTTTAAATGTGGTTCCCGGACCCACATGAGTGGCAGCTGCACACAGGACAGGTGCTTCAGGTGCGGGGAGGAGGGGCACCTGAGCCCTTACTGCCGGAAGGGCATCGTGTGTAACCTCTGTGGCAAACGAGGACACGCCTTTGCCCAGTGTCCCAAAGCGGTTCACAATTCTGTGGCAGCTCAACTAACCGGCGTGGCCGGGCACTGA